One segment of Halococcus salsus DNA contains the following:
- a CDS encoding efflux RND transporter permease subunit, which yields MADFDYQRLIDWADEWITERPRTVVVLFVVLTAVFAVGMTNISTSSGTSQFTDDSPAQTALDNVNEEFSPTFSESNGSTQLIQRGSNVLSKDELLAMLTLQQRAEGDPDLRVASTSSAATIVAQTLDPEATTLDDQIDAIEDATPTEIDSAIGTAAENEGFTSLLSNDFNEQSASASATIGTITHDVPGGVSESAGTSGSSPLTGYQTRVRTMAGSVDSDITVFGSGIVSAEFTNIIFDSLIIVVPAAALLILVFLIFAYRDPIDLLLGVVSLVFAVIWTFGFTGLAGLPFSQMLIAVPPLLLAVGIDFGIHTINRYREERVQEYSVTESMRTATDQLFVAFFIVTGTTVVGFAANGVSSLQPIRQFGLVAAVGIVFTFLIFGIFLPAAKVWGDHLRVRYGIPEFGLTPLGAEGSLLGRVLTVGVSAARRAPYAVLVFTLVISVVAGGYATGVDTTFSQDDFLPPEEVPGYIEVLPEPFAPGTYTVTETSNYLEDNFATTSGSSVTVYAEGDLRADSALESIQRANENPPDPVVTNGRTASTDSIVTVIRDYANQSSSFAALVDRNDVDGDGVPDDNLVEVYDALLESPYRAQALNYITEDYRSTQVVYSIESDATQDEISNSGRTLAGRYRLDATATGQTIVLQGVTDAIFVSAIQSLVAALIVTAIFLVVIYFIIEGRPSLGLVNLVPIVTSVALLAGSMRLFGIPLNALTATILSIAIGLGVDYSSHFVHRFVDEYHESGEDVFVALDDTVRGTGGALTGSMLTTTTGIGVLALAITPILGQFGVVVALSIFFAYLTSMLLTPSVIVVWERWT from the coding sequence ATGGCCGACTTCGACTACCAGCGCCTCATCGACTGGGCCGACGAGTGGATCACCGAACGACCCCGGACGGTCGTGGTCCTGTTCGTCGTGCTGACGGCGGTGTTCGCGGTCGGGATGACGAACATCTCGACGAGTTCGGGGACGAGCCAGTTCACCGACGACAGCCCGGCCCAGACCGCCCTCGACAACGTCAACGAGGAGTTCTCGCCGACGTTCTCCGAGTCCAACGGTAGCACCCAACTGATCCAACGCGGCTCGAACGTGCTCTCGAAGGACGAGCTGCTCGCGATGTTGACCCTCCAACAACGGGCCGAGGGGGATCCCGACCTCCGGGTCGCTTCGACGTCGAGCGCGGCCACGATCGTCGCGCAGACGCTCGACCCGGAGGCCACGACCCTCGACGACCAGATCGACGCGATCGAGGACGCCACGCCAACGGAGATCGATTCGGCGATCGGGACCGCCGCCGAGAACGAGGGGTTCACGAGCCTCCTCAGCAACGACTTCAACGAGCAGTCCGCGTCGGCCTCGGCCACGATCGGCACCATCACGCACGACGTGCCGGGCGGGGTCTCGGAGTCGGCCGGCACCAGCGGCAGTAGCCCGCTGACCGGCTACCAGACCCGCGTACGTACGATGGCGGGGAGCGTCGACAGCGACATCACGGTCTTCGGCAGCGGGATCGTCTCGGCGGAGTTCACCAACATCATCTTCGATTCGCTGATCATCGTGGTGCCCGCGGCGGCGCTCCTGATCCTGGTGTTCCTGATCTTCGCCTACCGCGACCCGATCGACCTGCTGCTCGGGGTGGTCTCGCTGGTGTTCGCGGTGATCTGGACCTTCGGCTTCACCGGCCTCGCCGGGCTGCCCTTCTCCCAGATGCTGATCGCGGTGCCGCCCCTCCTGCTCGCGGTGGGGATCGACTTCGGGATACACACCATCAACCGCTACCGCGAGGAGCGAGTCCAGGAGTACTCGGTCACCGAGTCGATGCGGACCGCGACCGACCAGCTGTTCGTCGCCTTCTTCATCGTCACCGGCACCACCGTGGTCGGCTTCGCCGCCAACGGCGTCAGCAGCCTCCAGCCGATCCGACAGTTCGGGCTGGTGGCGGCGGTCGGGATCGTCTTCACCTTCCTGATCTTCGGTATCTTCCTCCCCGCCGCGAAGGTCTGGGGCGACCACCTCCGGGTCCGGTACGGCATCCCGGAGTTCGGGCTCACTCCGCTCGGGGCCGAGGGCTCCCTCCTCGGGCGCGTGCTCACGGTGGGGGTTTCGGCCGCCCGGCGCGCACCCTACGCCGTGCTCGTCTTCACTCTGGTGATCTCGGTGGTCGCAGGGGGCTACGCGACGGGCGTCGACACCACCTTCTCCCAGGACGACTTCCTGCCGCCGGAGGAGGTGCCGGGCTACATAGAGGTGCTGCCGGAGCCGTTCGCGCCGGGCACCTACACCGTCACGGAGACCTCGAACTACCTCGAGGACAACTTCGCTACCACGTCGGGGAGTTCGGTGACGGTCTACGCGGAAGGTGATCTCCGCGCCGACTCCGCGCTCGAGTCCATCCAGCGGGCCAACGAGAACCCGCCCGACCCGGTCGTGACGAACGGGCGGACGGCGAGCACCGACAGCATCGTCACCGTCATCCGGGACTACGCCAACCAGTCGTCGTCGTTCGCAGCGCTCGTGGACAGGAACGACGTCGACGGCGACGGCGTGCCCGACGACAACCTCGTCGAAGTCTACGACGCACTGTTGGAGTCGCCTTACCGAGCGCAAGCGCTGAACTACATCACCGAGGACTACCGGAGTACCCAGGTCGTCTACTCGATCGAGAGCGACGCCACGCAGGACGAGATCTCGAACAGCGGCCGAACCCTCGCCGGCCGATATCGGCTCGACGCGACCGCCACGGGACAGACGATCGTGTTGCAGGGGGTGACGGACGCGATCTTCGTCTCGGCGATCCAGAGCCTCGTCGCCGCGCTGATCGTCACGGCGATATTCCTCGTGGTGATCTACTTCATCATCGAGGGCCGGCCATCGCTCGGGCTCGTGAACCTCGTGCCGATCGTGACCTCGGTCGCGTTGCTCGCGGGCTCGATGCGGCTGTTCGGCATCCCGCTCAACGCGCTCACCGCGACGATCCTCTCGATCGCGATCGGGCTCGGGGTGGACTACTCCTCGCACTTCGTCCACCGGTTCGTCGACGAGTACCACGAGTCGGGCGAGGACGTCTTCGTCGCGCTCGACGACACCGTCAGGGGCACGGGCGGGGCGCTCACCGGGAGCATGCTCACCACCACCACCGGCATCGGGGTGCTCGCGCTCGCGATCACGCCGATCCTCGGGCAGTTCGGGGTGGTGGTGGCGCTCTCGATCTTCTTCGCCTACCTCACCTCGATGCTCCTCACGCCGTCGGTGATCGTGGTCTGGGAGCGGTGGACGTGA